In one Flammeovirga yaeyamensis genomic region, the following are encoded:
- a CDS encoding TonB-dependent receptor, protein MKPVSLIAFLMLTFTFTSNAQYADSTRYLHEVEVRAQRIPERLSFKSTQITKEKIEQYLSASLGELLTLQTPIFIKSYGAGGTATPSFRGTGASHTQVYWNGINLNSPMLGQVDLSLFPVAFTDEITINYGGSSLLQGTGGLGGGIQMNSKVVYEDHTKVMASQTVNSLNNSITNASVTLGNTKLQSTTKLFYKNAQNQFEFVNPLQPGSPTWVNDHSAQIQYGGMQELAWKVNDQHQIQLNAWYQKSDRELTPSMDNKNGDSWQGDDSFKLLGNWKFNNDKLKTEYITALLIDDLWYKRQLNNDENPKYTESDSRSTQWQNHFRATYQLTPQFLIRGGIDDYYDQIQSNAYHSVTDTSNQNVNQHTLDLYAGLDWVVFNQTTVSFLARQEWIDGDIKPFLPSLGIDSDFTPESKMVVGVRGNVSKNFHAPSLNDRYWYPVGNPDLLPEEGWTYEGTFKLRSNTRSAWQWKYELTAFNSLIDNWIVWKPAVSNLWRPENLRRVHSRGLEQIAEVSYKKNDWQLHLYTSVSMVKSENTEASDELDQSVGKQLIYTPVGSFQGYLQVNYKKWYSIVEQQVYGERLTQTDGSEYLPPYYLTNFTIGKQVKWNKSTWDIKARVENIFGYHYQSIARKPMPGRVFQFTITYNL, encoded by the coding sequence ATGAAACCAGTCAGCTTAATAGCTTTTTTGATGCTCACTTTCACGTTTACATCAAATGCTCAGTACGCAGACAGTACTCGATATTTACACGAAGTAGAAGTTCGGGCACAAAGAATTCCAGAACGATTAAGTTTTAAATCCACTCAAATTACCAAGGAAAAAATTGAGCAATATCTATCCGCGTCATTAGGTGAATTATTGACGCTTCAGACACCCATATTTATCAAAAGTTATGGGGCAGGAGGAACGGCAACACCGTCTTTTCGGGGAACAGGAGCCTCCCATACACAAGTGTATTGGAACGGTATCAATTTAAATTCACCCATGTTGGGACAAGTCGATTTATCCTTGTTTCCAGTCGCTTTTACCGATGAAATCACTATCAATTATGGAGGATCGAGTTTATTACAAGGCACGGGCGGTCTTGGTGGAGGCATACAGATGAACTCCAAAGTGGTCTATGAAGATCATACCAAAGTGATGGCATCACAAACAGTCAATTCATTAAACAATAGCATCACAAACGCAAGTGTCACATTAGGAAATACGAAGCTACAATCTACAACAAAGTTATTTTACAAAAATGCTCAAAATCAATTTGAGTTTGTCAACCCATTACAACCCGGATCACCTACATGGGTGAACGATCATTCTGCCCAAATTCAATACGGAGGCATGCAAGAATTGGCTTGGAAAGTCAACGACCAACATCAAATACAACTTAACGCTTGGTACCAAAAAAGTGATAGAGAATTGACTCCATCTATGGATAATAAAAATGGAGACAGTTGGCAGGGAGACGATTCTTTCAAACTTTTAGGAAACTGGAAATTCAATAATGATAAATTAAAAACGGAATATATCACCGCCTTATTAATTGATGATTTATGGTATAAACGTCAGTTAAATAACGATGAAAATCCGAAATATACCGAAAGCGATTCTCGTTCAACTCAGTGGCAAAATCATTTTAGAGCCACTTACCAACTCACACCACAATTTCTCATTAGAGGTGGAATAGACGACTATTACGATCAAATTCAAAGTAATGCGTATCATTCAGTTACCGATACAAGTAATCAAAATGTGAATCAACACACATTGGACTTGTATGCTGGATTGGACTGGGTGGTATTCAACCAAACGACCGTAAGTTTTCTAGCACGTCAAGAATGGATTGATGGGGATATCAAACCATTTCTTCCATCTTTAGGTATTGATTCTGACTTTACCCCAGAAAGTAAAATGGTGGTGGGTGTGAGAGGTAATGTTTCTAAAAACTTCCACGCCCCCTCACTTAATGACCGCTATTGGTACCCGGTGGGGAATCCCGATTTACTTCCGGAAGAGGGATGGACGTATGAAGGAACGTTTAAATTGAGGTCCAATACCAGATCTGCTTGGCAATGGAAATACGAATTGACAGCTTTCAATAGCTTAATTGATAACTGGATTGTTTGGAAGCCTGCCGTAAGTAATTTGTGGCGTCCAGAGAATTTGAGAAGAGTGCATTCTAGAGGATTGGAACAAATTGCTGAAGTAAGCTATAAAAAGAACGATTGGCAATTGCACTTATACACTTCGGTATCTATGGTGAAGTCTGAAAATACTGAAGCCTCCGACGAATTGGATCAATCGGTGGGTAAGCAATTGATCTATACTCCGGTGGGATCTTTCCAAGGATACCTTCAGGTGAATTATAAAAAATGGTACAGCATTGTCGAGCAACAAGTCTATGGAGAAAGGCTTACACAAACAGATGGAAGCGAGTATTTGCCCCCTTATTACCTCACTAATTTCACTATTGGTAAACAGGTGAAATGGAATAAGTCGACTTGGGATATTAAAGCCAGAGTGGAAAACATTTTTGGATATCATTATCAGTCGATTGCTAGGAAACCTATGCCTGGCAGAGTGTTTCAATTTACCATCACTTACAATTTATAA
- a CDS encoding InlB B-repeat-containing protein yields MNKQSNLFNLIVLVTFFVFTGCNKENDELLEVFKVTFETNGGTQVEAQEIVKGGVVKEPTSPERAGHEFVEWTKEEEAYDFKSEVVNDFTLTAKWEELVVTHNVTFQFDNETKDSVVTIIEDEKIVEPQHPLKDGYIFKYWSVDGTPFKFDSPITEDLTLIAVYEEVINQFVITFDPDNGEQLQQVTIDENEKVTPPEEPTKDKFLFEGWYNGDQLFDFETKITENINLKAKWETAIVYVDLNDGTLTSVNTYWWGKGGNYFENMDEMDCYDEKVIDGKIKISNLNFIDMMTKMGTAISNYDGTTVDPDHYPNNQLDIQYAAYPAKVEDGEQYLVMYKAPKSMGPTWNPDSLVFVNPVQLNTISFTNNAYGYLSMKQGDWLAKKFEAGDWFKVTVKGWDKDGNPTGTIDVSLAEGEDILDTWKAVDLSLLGVVSKLTFDMSSSDPATAPPGDFKTPMYFCMKDISFFKDIDEE; encoded by the coding sequence ATGAACAAGCAATCGAATCTATTCAATCTAATCGTATTAGTTACATTCTTCGTTTTTACAGGGTGTAACAAGGAAAACGATGAGTTGCTCGAAGTCTTCAAAGTTACTTTTGAAACGAATGGAGGTACTCAAGTCGAAGCACAAGAAATTGTAAAAGGTGGAGTGGTAAAAGAACCAACTTCTCCAGAAAGAGCAGGTCATGAATTTGTCGAATGGACAAAAGAAGAAGAGGCCTACGATTTTAAATCGGAAGTGGTTAATGATTTTACATTAACTGCAAAGTGGGAAGAATTGGTAGTTACTCATAATGTAACTTTCCAATTTGATAATGAAACAAAGGATAGTGTGGTAACGATCATCGAAGATGAAAAAATTGTTGAACCACAGCATCCATTAAAAGACGGATATATTTTTAAGTATTGGTCAGTTGATGGTACCCCATTCAAATTCGATTCACCAATTACTGAAGATCTTACACTAATTGCTGTTTATGAAGAAGTGATCAATCAGTTTGTGATCACTTTTGATCCTGACAATGGTGAGCAACTACAACAAGTAACGATCGATGAAAATGAAAAAGTTACTCCACCTGAAGAGCCAACAAAAGATAAGTTCCTCTTCGAAGGTTGGTATAACGGAGATCAACTTTTTGATTTTGAAACAAAGATCACAGAAAACATCAATTTAAAAGCAAAATGGGAAACAGCTATTGTTTATGTTGATTTAAACGACGGTACATTAACATCGGTAAATACCTATTGGTGGGGAAAAGGAGGCAATTACTTCGAAAATATGGATGAAATGGACTGCTATGATGAGAAGGTCATTGACGGGAAAATCAAAATCAGTAACCTTAATTTCATCGATATGATGACGAAAATGGGAACAGCCATTTCAAACTACGATGGAACCACTGTAGATCCAGATCACTACCCTAATAATCAATTAGACATTCAATACGCAGCTTACCCTGCAAAAGTTGAAGATGGAGAACAATATTTAGTGATGTATAAAGCACCAAAATCGATGGGACCAACTTGGAATCCAGATAGCTTGGTTTTCGTCAATCCTGTTCAATTAAATACAATATCATTCACCAACAATGCTTATGGTTACTTAAGTATGAAACAAGGAGATTGGTTAGCAAAGAAATTTGAAGCTGGAGATTGGTTTAAAGTAACTGTAAAAGGATGGGATAAAGATGGAAATCCGACCGGGACAATAGATGTTTCTCTAGCAGAAGGAGAAGATATATTGGATACTTGGAAAGCTGTTGATCTTTCGTTATTAGGTGTGGTTAGTAAGCTAACATTTGATATGTCATCCTCAGATCCTGCAACAGCACCTCCAGGCGATTTTAAAACTCCTATGTATTTCTGTATGAAAGACATTAGTTTCTTTAAAGATATAGATGAAGAATAG
- a CDS encoding sulfatase family protein: MNKLLKLLLISTGLFTSFSCSENKKVKPNIVIIYADDMGYGDLNIQNPNSKIPTPNLDRLATEGMRFTDAHSSSGICSPSRFALLTGSYHWRRQHDIINSFGAPFFKDSDITLPQVLKTQGYKTACIGKWHLGWDWEFENEPSGEAMLWGKMKKMYLNKDFDWSKPIKGGPTDRGFDYYFGDGTINFPPYAWIENDRILEAPSEDMDMDSVGFDTKEGRWEFRLGPKVKDWNPYEVLPTLTNRTVDWLQNQKKDQPFFLYFALPSPHAPIIPNDEFDGKSKAGGYGDYMFQTDWVVGQVMKTLKEKGLEDNTIIIFSADNGTEAYAYERAVEYDHFSMGNFRGVKRDVWEGGHHVPFIIKWPGNIKPNSVSNEVISQVDVMATLANITGAELTEKAAPDSYDFTPVITDQKYNTPLREATIHNTYKSIWGIRKGDWVFINKSTGGHKKVPKAFDEITNYPNFKTKGLLFNMVEDPEQRVNLYEKYPDKIVEMDSLLHLYRTSNSSTEHLK, translated from the coding sequence ATGAACAAACTATTAAAACTATTACTAATATCAACAGGATTATTTACGTCGTTCAGTTGTTCAGAAAATAAAAAAGTGAAACCCAATATCGTGATTATTTATGCTGATGATATGGGATATGGAGATCTCAATATTCAAAACCCTAATTCTAAAATACCAACACCAAATTTAGATAGATTAGCCACTGAAGGTATGCGGTTTACTGATGCTCACAGTTCCTCTGGTATTTGTTCTCCAAGTAGGTTTGCATTACTTACAGGTAGTTATCATTGGCGTAGACAACATGATATAATAAATTCTTTTGGGGCACCCTTTTTTAAAGATTCAGATATCACGTTACCACAAGTTCTAAAAACACAAGGATATAAAACGGCATGTATTGGAAAATGGCACTTAGGTTGGGATTGGGAGTTTGAAAATGAACCTTCAGGTGAAGCAATGCTATGGGGGAAAATGAAAAAAATGTATCTCAATAAAGATTTTGATTGGAGTAAACCAATTAAAGGTGGACCAACAGACAGAGGATTTGATTACTATTTTGGAGATGGAACAATTAACTTTCCTCCATATGCTTGGATAGAAAATGATAGAATTTTAGAAGCACCTTCGGAAGACATGGACATGGATAGTGTTGGTTTTGATACAAAAGAAGGAAGGTGGGAATTTCGTCTTGGTCCTAAAGTAAAAGATTGGAACCCTTATGAAGTTTTACCAACACTTACTAATAGAACAGTAGATTGGCTTCAAAACCAGAAAAAAGATCAACCATTTTTTCTTTATTTCGCTTTACCTTCTCCACATGCTCCTATAATCCCTAACGATGAATTCGATGGTAAATCTAAAGCTGGAGGCTATGGAGATTATATGTTTCAAACAGATTGGGTTGTTGGACAGGTAATGAAAACTTTAAAAGAAAAAGGACTAGAAGATAATACAATTATTATTTTTAGTGCAGATAATGGAACTGAAGCTTATGCTTACGAAAGAGCTGTAGAATATGATCATTTTAGTATGGGTAATTTTCGTGGAGTGAAGCGTGATGTTTGGGAAGGAGGACACCATGTCCCATTTATTATTAAATGGCCTGGAAATATTAAACCAAATTCTGTTTCTAATGAAGTGATCTCACAAGTAGATGTTATGGCGACATTGGCTAATATAACAGGTGCTGAACTTACGGAAAAAGCAGCTCCAGATAGCTATGATTTTACTCCAGTAATTACAGATCAAAAATATAATACTCCCTTAAGAGAAGCGACCATTCATAATACTTATAAATCTATATGGGGTATTAGAAAAGGAGATTGGGTTTTTATTAATAAATCAACTGGAGGCCATAAAAAGGTACCAAAAGCCTTTGATGAAATTACGAATTATCCTAATTTCAAAACAAAAGGACTTTTGTTCAATATGGTAGAAGATCCAGAACAAAGAGTAAATCTATATGAAAAATATCCTGATAAAATAGTTGAAATGGATAGCTTACTTCATTTATATCGTACCTCAAATAGCTCAACAGAACATTTAAAATAA
- a CDS encoding DUF5074 domain-containing protein translates to MKYIIYIAFFSLIACNSVEDSMPISTEKEVEEDVTFKEGVYVVNEGNFDWGVATLSHKRYDSDTVNNELYKSINNFELGNVAQSMTLIGDEAYICVNNSARIDIMEETTGKWIDRIEIPNSSPRYLHQVDEKKAYVTDLYSDKIYVVDLEKNEVTKNIASTGWTEKMCQLGQYVYVTETKTVFDRRKGGQLLLKLDTNTDEIIDSLKLPIGPIDIVKDKDNMLWVLCNGGLEELQPALVQVDPTTFSITKSFSLSANDYLSMPSRLRINKEGDQLYFIQRDVIQQDIYADHFERKVIVPKGKRLFYGLGVNPRNNEIYVTDAIDYVQKGWVFRYSDMGVKLDSFQVGVIPNEIVFQ, encoded by the coding sequence ATGAAATACATAATATATATAGCATTTTTCAGTTTAATTGCTTGTAATTCTGTAGAGGACAGCATGCCAATATCAACTGAAAAAGAAGTGGAAGAAGACGTCACTTTCAAGGAGGGAGTTTATGTCGTCAACGAAGGGAATTTCGATTGGGGAGTAGCCACTTTATCTCACAAACGTTACGATTCGGATACGGTAAATAATGAGTTATATAAGAGTATCAATAACTTCGAGTTGGGCAATGTGGCACAATCCATGACTTTAATTGGTGATGAAGCCTACATTTGTGTCAATAACTCTGCCCGCATTGATATTATGGAGGAAACGACAGGGAAGTGGATCGATAGAATAGAGATTCCGAACAGTAGTCCAAGATATTTACATCAGGTGGATGAAAAGAAAGCTTATGTGACCGACTTATATTCTGATAAAATCTATGTGGTGGATTTAGAGAAGAATGAAGTGACTAAAAATATAGCTTCCACTGGATGGACAGAGAAGATGTGTCAGCTAGGTCAGTATGTGTATGTTACCGAGACCAAAACAGTATTTGATAGAAGAAAAGGCGGTCAGCTTCTCCTTAAATTAGATACCAACACCGATGAAATTATTGATAGTTTAAAGCTGCCGATTGGGCCAATTGATATTGTAAAGGACAAAGATAATATGTTATGGGTGTTGTGTAATGGTGGTTTGGAAGAACTTCAGCCGGCCTTAGTGCAAGTAGATCCTACCACGTTTAGTATCACAAAATCTTTCTCTTTAAGTGCCAATGATTACTTGAGTATGCCCTCTCGATTAAGAATAAATAAGGAAGGAGATCAATTGTACTTTATTCAAAGGGACGTCATCCAACAAGATATTTACGCAGATCATTTTGAGAGAAAAGTGATTGTTCCCAAAGGCAAGAGACTGTTTTATGGCTTAGGAGTCAATCCTCGAAATAACGAGATTTATGTGACCGATGCCATAGATTATGTCCAAAAAGGTTGGGTCTTTAGGTACAGCGACATGGGTGTGAAGTTGGATTCTTTTCAGGTAGGGGTGATACCGAATGAGATTGTGTTTCAGTAG
- a CDS encoding InlB B-repeat-containing protein: MAKQRILQFLVSLLILSSCQVNDEAPAIHSVSFETNGGTQIPTQEVTHGEVVTKPVDPERAGHEFLNWTKNDDPYNFEEEVLNDFTLIAEWEAIAVTYNVTFQFDNGAADSVVTVIENDFITEPNDPTKDDYVFVAWMSGEEVFDFATPITKETILIANYKEAYKPNVNPDATPFITEVLDFSPAPGQFVNYVDKEPSMENIIGDSHQFISLGTFGGSVTFKFDHSIMNNDGNDLAIYGNSFTGPYGDSCEPGIVMVCQDLNGNGIADDDEPWYQLKGSEYDKPETKHNFKITYFKPEEGENEYEIKYVSEYAGETEEGVLDFKPVEPFHQHAMFPNSSYYTEGQITFEGTCLASNLTEEDGIYSNNAYDWGYADNKGYEQEGVLQAADVFDLDNAVDKEGNKVNLVAVDFVKVHTATTDMAGWLGERSTEIVKAADISLLEIE, from the coding sequence ATGGCTAAACAACGAATTTTACAATTTTTGGTATCTCTTCTCATTTTATCTAGTTGTCAGGTAAACGATGAAGCACCGGCAATTCATAGCGTCAGCTTTGAAACAAATGGTGGTACACAAATACCTACTCAAGAAGTGACTCATGGTGAAGTGGTTACTAAGCCAGTAGATCCTGAAAGAGCTGGACACGAATTCTTAAACTGGACTAAAAACGACGATCCTTATAACTTTGAGGAAGAAGTATTGAATGATTTTACATTGATAGCCGAATGGGAAGCGATTGCGGTTACTTATAATGTAACTTTTCAATTTGATAACGGTGCTGCTGATAGTGTGGTAACTGTAATTGAAAACGACTTCATCACGGAGCCTAATGATCCAACAAAAGATGACTATGTTTTTGTGGCTTGGATGAGCGGAGAAGAAGTATTTGATTTTGCCACGCCAATAACAAAGGAAACTATCCTAATAGCAAACTATAAAGAAGCTTATAAACCCAATGTAAACCCTGATGCCACTCCATTTATTACAGAAGTATTGGATTTTTCACCAGCTCCAGGTCAGTTTGTAAATTATGTAGATAAAGAGCCATCTATGGAAAACATTATTGGCGATTCACATCAATTTATCTCTTTGGGAACATTTGGAGGTTCAGTTACATTTAAGTTTGATCACTCTATCATGAACAATGATGGAAACGATTTAGCGATTTACGGTAATTCATTTACAGGACCTTACGGTGATAGCTGTGAGCCAGGAATCGTAATGGTTTGTCAAGATCTTAATGGAAATGGTATTGCCGATGATGATGAGCCTTGGTACCAATTGAAAGGTAGTGAATACGATAAACCGGAAACAAAACACAATTTCAAAATCACTTATTTCAAACCTGAAGAAGGTGAGAATGAATATGAAATTAAATATGTGAGCGAGTATGCTGGCGAAACAGAAGAAGGAGTACTTGACTTCAAACCCGTTGAGCCTTTCCATCAACATGCGATGTTCCCTAACTCAAGTTATTATACTGAAGGCCAAATTACATTTGAAGGTACTTGCTTGGCTTCCAATTTAACGGAAGAAGATGGCATCTACTCAAACAATGCTTACGATTGGGGTTATGCCGACAACAAAGGGTACGAGCAAGAAGGTGTCCTACAAGCGGCCGATGTGTTTGATTTAGATAATGCTGTAGATAAGGAAGGAAACAAAGTAAATCTAGTAGCTGTAGATTTCGTGAAAGTGCACACTGCCACAACTGATATGGCAGGTTGGTTAGGAGAAAGATCTACTGAAATTGTGAAAGCTGCGGATATTTCTTTGTTAGAAATTGAATAA
- a CDS encoding InlB B-repeat-containing protein — translation MNKQLLFKNSIYFVLSLFFFVGCNSADDSTLAVHNVSFDTDGGNKIENQEVFHGEKVTQPTQPEKVGHEFLSWTLNEEDYDFEQAVESDITLKATWEELEVTYKATFQFDNGAEDSVVTVLEDGTLEEPKHPIKDGYLFQFWSVDGAAFDFKTPITSDITLVAVYEEVIDQFVVTFDADNGDQLVQVTVNEDELVAEPTETPTKVGYEFLGWYVGDIAFDFNTPITADITIVAKWELGAGETTVDYATMSQADFQAMNNGDHATVKAQLNRLGRGWAWGTEVFLIDEEGNSTKDLYSSSNYGCFTFPLVFAAGDPEFDGRTFVFDLVKDIYMSSPQVGFAYERNEQVNGQPAYNGLKWLAPMRYGIEYFDEVVRGNVIKVSFDETVKAKIGTEEILFKILNDEGGYDNLSEDQLSLVEGFVGENKYVRTITVNGEIISVLHDGQPQISDSI, via the coding sequence ATGAACAAACAACTCCTATTTAAAAATTCGATTTATTTCGTATTATCCTTATTCTTTTTTGTAGGCTGTAATTCTGCGGACGATTCAACATTAGCCGTTCATAACGTATCTTTTGATACCGATGGAGGTAACAAAATTGAAAATCAAGAAGTATTTCATGGCGAAAAAGTGACACAACCTACTCAGCCAGAGAAAGTAGGACATGAGTTTTTATCATGGACTTTAAATGAAGAAGACTACGATTTTGAGCAAGCTGTAGAAAGTGATATCACATTAAAAGCCACTTGGGAAGAGTTAGAAGTAACTTACAAAGCAACATTTCAATTTGATAATGGAGCTGAGGACAGTGTGGTAACTGTTTTAGAAGATGGTACTTTAGAAGAGCCTAAACACCCTATTAAAGATGGATATCTTTTCCAATTTTGGTCAGTAGATGGTGCAGCTTTTGATTTTAAAACTCCAATCACTTCAGACATAACTTTAGTCGCTGTTTACGAAGAAGTCATCGATCAATTTGTAGTTACTTTCGATGCCGATAATGGAGATCAATTGGTTCAAGTTACTGTAAATGAGGACGAATTAGTAGCAGAACCTACAGAAACTCCAACAAAAGTGGGATACGAATTCTTAGGTTGGTATGTAGGTGATATTGCATTTGATTTCAATACACCAATTACAGCTGATATTACCATTGTAGCTAAATGGGAATTAGGAGCAGGAGAGACCACTGTTGATTATGCTACAATGTCTCAAGCAGACTTTCAAGCAATGAATAACGGTGACCACGCTACAGTAAAAGCTCAACTAAACCGCCTTGGTAGAGGTTGGGCATGGGGAACAGAAGTTTTTCTAATTGATGAAGAAGGTAATAGTACAAAAGATCTTTACAGTTCTTCTAACTATGGATGTTTTACTTTCCCATTAGTTTTTGCAGCAGGAGATCCAGAGTTTGATGGTAGAACATTTGTGTTTGATTTGGTAAAAGATATTTACATGTCGTCTCCTCAAGTTGGATTTGCCTACGAAAGAAACGAACAGGTAAACGGGCAACCAGCTTACAACGGACTAAAATGGTTAGCACCAATGCGTTACGGTATCGAATACTTCGACGAAGTAGTGAGAGGAAATGTCATCAAAGTATCTTTTGATGAAACGGTAAAAGCTAAAATAGGTACCGAAGAAATTTTATTTAAAATATTAAATGATGAAGGTGGATATGATAATCTATCAGAAGATCAACTTTCATTAGTAGAAGGGTTCGTAGGGGAGAATAAGTATGTTAGAACGATCACTGTAAACGGAGAAATCATCTCAGTGTTACATGACGGTCAACCTCAAATCAGTGATTCAATTTAG
- a CDS encoding PKD domain-containing protein, producing the protein MKKNIFASLILATGIFASCQNSTNDETSEENTYVPIENPDATAYITEVLDFSPAPGQFLNKVDNDLDTKENIVGDTYMFISLGTFGGSVTFKFDHSIMNKEGDDLAIYGNPFEGSSEPGIVMVCQDLNHNGVPDENEPWYQLKGSEFNKTETQHDVRVTYYKPEAEDDTHIIKYKKEYAGQVEEGELDFRPVIPWHPQPMFPSFYEEDEISFTGTLLASNVTEEDGVYYNNAYDWGYADNKGYEQEGILRSADLFDISNAVDKNGQSVDLIAVDFVKVYTATIDINGRIGERSTEVFKAADISLLPQEEN; encoded by the coding sequence ATGAAAAAGAACATTTTTGCAAGCCTAATTTTAGCAACAGGTATTTTCGCTTCATGCCAAAACTCTACTAACGATGAGACATCGGAAGAGAATACGTATGTGCCTATCGAAAATCCTGATGCCACTGCATACATCACAGAAGTACTGGATTTTTCTCCAGCGCCGGGTCAGTTTCTAAATAAAGTGGATAACGACTTAGACACTAAAGAAAACATTGTAGGAGATACGTACATGTTCATCTCCTTAGGCACTTTTGGAGGATCAGTAACATTTAAATTTGATCATTCCATTATGAATAAAGAAGGTGATGATTTGGCTATTTACGGAAACCCATTCGAAGGAAGTAGCGAACCAGGAATAGTAATGGTTTGTCAAGATCTTAATCATAACGGAGTACCTGATGAAAATGAGCCTTGGTATCAATTAAAGGGTAGTGAATTTAATAAAACTGAAACACAACATGATGTAAGAGTAACTTACTATAAACCTGAGGCGGAAGATGATACTCATATCATTAAATATAAAAAAGAATATGCCGGTCAGGTGGAAGAAGGTGAACTCGATTTTAGACCCGTGATACCTTGGCATCCTCAACCTATGTTTCCATCTTTTTATGAGGAAGATGAGATTTCTTTCACGGGTACACTTCTAGCTTCAAATGTAACAGAAGAAGACGGAGTGTATTACAACAATGCCTACGATTGGGGGTATGCAGACAATAAAGGTTATGAACAAGAAGGTATTTTAAGATCCGCAGACCTTTTTGATATCAGTAACGCAGTAGACAAAAACGGACAAAGTGTAGATTTAATCGCTGTTGATTTTGTAAAAGTCTATACGGCTACCATTGATATTAATGGTCGAATTGGCGAACGATCAACAGAAGTATTCAAAGCGGCGGATATCTCATTACTACCTCAAGAAGAAAATTAA